The proteins below are encoded in one region of Apium graveolens cultivar Ventura chromosome 4, ASM990537v1, whole genome shotgun sequence:
- the LOC141718643 gene encoding putative mitochondrial protein AtMg00310 — translation MVLIGNVAQAIPAYTMSCFLLPKFICQDLEIMFNKFWWRSNNDEGKGLNWLSWNKMSKPKPSGGLGFQNLYGFNLALLGKQCWNMIENPHLLVSRIFKARYFSSNSMLDGQEGHNPSFVWKGLLTTLQSLRKRYRWVVENGEDIYATRDQ, via the coding sequence ATGGTTCTTATAGGGAATGTTGCTCAAGCTATTCCAGCTTACACCATGTCCTGCTTCTTATTACCTAAGTTCATTTGTCAAGATCTCGAGATTATGTTTAATAAGTTTTGGTGGCGATCAAACAATGATGAAGGGAAGGGATTAAACTGGTTATCATGGAATAAGATGAGCAAGCCAAAACCTAGTGGTGGACTGGGATTTCAAAATTTATATGGCTTTAATTTAGCTTTGTTGGGCAAGCAATGTTGGAATATGATCGAAAATCCCCATTTGCTGGTCTCAAgaattttcaaggctcgatattTCTCTAGTAACAGTATGCTTGATGGTCAAGAAGGTCACAATCCGAGTTTTGTTTGGAAAGGTCTGTTAACCACATTACAATCTCTTCGGAAGAGGTATAGGTGGGTGGTTGAAAATGGTGAGGATATTTATGCTACAAGAGATCAATGA